One Solanum lycopersicum chromosome 4, SLM_r2.1 DNA window includes the following coding sequences:
- the LOC101265426 gene encoding 1-aminocyclopropane-1-carboxylate oxidase homolog 4, with product MANSGPLNPNPVPNSDRLEQLKQFDESKIGVKGLVDKGLTTIPSFFIHSEESNPEPKTRSSNNHCIPVVDFSASRETVVEQVHRASTSLGFFQIINHSVPVSAINRIVGSIKSFNEQNNELKMKYYSRDITHGAAYSTNFDLYNSKAASWRDTLQVRLSPTPPDWEYVPEVCREAVMEWDKEVVKIGEELMGLLCEGLGVEKDRLKELSCLDGRVMAAHYYPYCPQPELTKGLTPHTDPGVLTVLVQNEMSGLQVKFGEDWVDLKPIPGAIVINIGDILQIISNDEYKSVVHRVLANPFQEPRVSVAIFFNPGQRENSFGPLPELISDEKPAVYREFMYTDYMGRFFSKELDGKTLTNYYRVSNQI from the exons ATGGCGAATTCCGGTCCTCTGAACCCAAACCCGGTTCCGAACTCCGATCGTCTCGAACAACTGAAACAATTCGATGAGTCGAAAATTGGAGTTAAAGGGCTTGTTGATAAGGGCCTTACTACTATACCCAGTTTCTTCATCCACTCAGAAGAATCAAACCCGGAACCCAAAACCCGATCAAGTAACAATCACTGCATACCCGTCGTCGACTTTTCTGCTTCTCGGGAAACAGTCGTTGAACAAGTTCATCGTGCTTCAACGAGCTTAGGGTTCTTCCAGATTATCAACCATTCTGTTCCGGTCAGTGCTATAAATAGAATTGTAGGTTCGATTAAATCGTTTAACGAACAGAATAATgaattgaagatgaagtattatAGTAGGGATATTACTCATGGAGCAGCGTATTCTACgaattttgatttgtataactCGAAAGCTGCAAGCTGGAGGGATACGTTGCAGGTGAGATTGTCGCCTACTCCACCGGATTGGGAGTATGTGCCGGAGGTGTGTAGGGAGGCGGTGATGGAGTGGGATAAGGAAGTGGTGAAAATTGGGGAAGAATTGATGGGTTTGTTGTGTGAAGGGTTAGGAGTGGAAAAAGATAGATTGAAGGAATTGTCTTGTTTGGATGGAAGAGTTATGGCTGCACATTACTATCCTTATTGTCCTCAGCCGGAGTTGACGAAAGGGTTGACGCCTCATACGGATCCCGGTGTGTTGACGGTGTTGGTGCAGAATGAAATGAGTGGATTGCAAGTGAAATTTGGGGAAGATTGGGTGGATTTGAAGCCGATTCCGGGGGCTATTGTGATTAATATTGGTGATATTCTTCAG ATAATATCGAATGATGAATACAAGAGCGTGGTGCACCGAGTTCTAGCCAACCCTTTCCAAGAACCCCGCGTATCAGTTGCCATCTTCTTTAATCCAGGACAAAGAGAGAACTCATTTGGACCTCTGCCTGAACTGATATCAGATGAAAAGCCAGCAGTTTACCGCGAATTCATGTACACGGATTACATGGGGAGGTTCTTTTCAAAGGAGTTGGATGGGAAGACTTTGACAAATTACTACAGGgtttcaaatcaaatataa